A genome region from Crossiella equi includes the following:
- the pdhA gene encoding pyruvate dehydrogenase (acetyl-transferring) E1 component subunit alpha: MTEAVERAHALLPSATPVRFLGEDGTAATDRAGYAEPPVALLREAYRRMVVGRRFDTQATALTKQGRLAVYPSARGQEACQIGAVLALRDTDWVFPTYRESMALVARGLDPVEVLTLLRGDWHCGYDPKAVRTAPQCTPLATQTLHATGLAFAERRQGRDTVALAFIGDGATSEGDFHEALNFAAVFNAPVVFLVQNNGYAISVPLSKQTAAPALSYKGVGYGVRSEQVDGNDPVAMLAVLTAAVEHARGGNGPFLIEAHTYRMESHTNADDATRYRESEEVAVWAQRDPMARLEKHLRAAGALTDEDLAAWTEEAEAKAADLRTRMNAEPVVDPMDLFTHVFAEPTSQLVEQRNTLAAELDAEER, from the coding sequence GTGACCGAAGCAGTGGAACGCGCACACGCGTTGTTGCCGTCCGCCACCCCCGTCCGCTTCCTGGGTGAGGACGGCACGGCCGCCACCGACCGCGCCGGGTACGCCGAGCCGCCGGTGGCCCTGCTGCGCGAGGCCTACCGCCGCATGGTCGTCGGCCGCCGCTTCGACACCCAGGCCACCGCCCTGACCAAGCAGGGCCGCCTGGCCGTCTACCCGTCCGCGCGCGGGCAGGAGGCCTGCCAGATCGGCGCGGTGCTCGCCCTGCGCGACACCGACTGGGTCTTCCCCACCTACCGCGAGTCCATGGCCCTGGTCGCCCGCGGCCTGGACCCGGTGGAGGTGCTGACCCTGCTGCGCGGCGACTGGCACTGCGGTTACGACCCCAAGGCCGTGCGCACCGCCCCGCAGTGCACCCCGCTGGCCACACAGACCCTGCACGCCACCGGCCTGGCCTTCGCCGAGAGGCGCCAGGGCCGTGACACCGTGGCGCTGGCCTTCATCGGCGACGGCGCCACCAGCGAGGGCGACTTCCACGAGGCCCTCAACTTCGCCGCGGTGTTCAACGCCCCCGTCGTCTTCCTCGTGCAGAACAACGGCTACGCCATCTCCGTCCCGCTGAGCAAGCAGACCGCCGCGCCCGCCCTCTCCTACAAGGGTGTCGGCTACGGCGTGCGCTCCGAGCAGGTCGACGGCAACGACCCGGTGGCCATGCTCGCCGTGCTCACCGCGGCCGTGGAGCACGCCCGCGGCGGCAACGGGCCGTTCCTCATCGAGGCGCACACCTACCGCATGGAGTCCCACACCAACGCCGACGACGCCACCCGGTACCGGGAGAGCGAGGAGGTCGCGGTCTGGGCGCAGCGCGACCCGATGGCCCGCCTGGAGAAGCACCTGCGCGCCGCCGGGGCCCTCACCGACGAGGACCTCGCGGCGTGGACCGAGGAGGCCGAGGCCAAGGCCGCCGACCTGCGCACCCGCATGAACGCCGAGCCGGTCGTCGACCCGATGGACCTGTTCACGCACGTCTTCGCCGAACCCACCAGCCAGCTCGTCGAGCAGCGCAACACGCTGGCCGCCGAGCTCGACGCCGAGGAGCGCTGA
- a CDS encoding Lrp/AsnC family transcriptional regulator, with amino-acid sequence MASPLDEVDRAILGLLTKDGRISIRTLAERLHISRTNAYARIDRLVAEKVITGFGARVDASRAGLGTTAMVVVTIEQASWREVSEQLRSIQYVEHLTLVGGDFDVLVLVRAPDNEALREIVLERIQEVIGVRSTRTWLVFDEVTGTHPGLG; translated from the coding sequence ATGGCCTCCCCTCTGGACGAGGTGGACCGGGCGATCCTGGGCCTGCTGACCAAGGACGGCCGGATCTCCATCCGCACGCTGGCCGAGCGGCTGCACATCTCGCGCACGAACGCCTACGCGCGCATCGACCGGCTCGTCGCGGAGAAGGTGATCACCGGCTTCGGGGCGCGGGTGGACGCCTCCCGGGCGGGCCTGGGCACCACCGCGATGGTCGTGGTGACCATCGAGCAGGCCTCCTGGCGCGAGGTGTCCGAGCAGCTGAGGTCGATCCAGTACGTAGAACACCTGACCCTCGTCGGTGGCGATTTCGACGTCCTCGTGCTAGTACGCGCGCCTGACAACGAGGCCTTGCGGGAGATCGTCCTGGAGCGGATCCAGGAGGTCATCGGGGTGCGGTCCACCCGCACCTGGCTGGTGTTCGACGAGGTCACCGGCACCCACCCCGGCCTGGGGTAG
- a CDS encoding S8 family peptidase, translating into MSRDRRARGAVLGTGLVAGASLLALVATAMPGLAAPAEGQILNAGTANAVAGSYIVTMKDAGASAQDVASRFGGKVTATYDKTIKGFAVSMGEQQAKRLAADPRVATVEQDGKVALTGEQLNPEWGLDRLDQQNLPLDKKFTYANEGAGVTAYILDTGVRLTHSEFGGRAKSGYDFIDNDADASDCQGHGTHVAGTVGGTKYGVAKKADLVAVRVLNCQGSGQWSQIIAGIDWVAKNAKKPAVANMSLGGSGSNAALENAVKKAIDSGVTFALAAGNSGADACSFTPARTPEAITVGATQDNDARAVWRGATVASNWGKCLDIWAPGTNTVSAIHTDDTGTSTKSGTSMATPHVAGAIALYLSANPQATPAQVREALVTNAVSDKVTDPKTGSPNKLLNISFIK; encoded by the coding sequence ATGTCACGAGACCGACGGGCCCGCGGGGCCGTCCTCGGTACCGGGCTGGTTGCCGGTGCCTCCCTGCTCGCCCTGGTCGCCACGGCAATGCCCGGCCTCGCCGCGCCTGCCGAAGGCCAGATCCTCAACGCCGGTACCGCCAACGCGGTCGCGGGCAGCTACATCGTCACGATGAAGGACGCCGGGGCCAGCGCGCAGGACGTGGCGTCGCGCTTCGGCGGCAAGGTCACCGCGACCTACGACAAGACCATCAAGGGCTTCGCCGTCTCGATGGGCGAGCAGCAGGCCAAGCGCCTGGCGGCCGACCCGCGGGTGGCCACGGTCGAGCAGGACGGCAAGGTCGCCCTCACCGGCGAGCAGCTGAACCCGGAGTGGGGCCTGGACCGCCTGGACCAGCAGAACCTGCCGCTGGACAAGAAGTTCACCTACGCCAACGAGGGCGCGGGCGTCACCGCCTACATCCTGGACACCGGCGTGCGCCTGACCCACTCGGAGTTCGGCGGCCGCGCCAAGAGCGGCTACGACTTCATCGACAACGACGCCGACGCCAGCGACTGCCAGGGCCACGGCACGCACGTGGCGGGCACGGTCGGCGGCACCAAGTACGGCGTGGCCAAGAAGGCCGACCTCGTCGCGGTGCGCGTGCTGAACTGCCAGGGCTCCGGCCAGTGGTCCCAGATCATCGCGGGCATCGACTGGGTCGCCAAGAACGCCAAGAAGCCCGCGGTGGCCAACATGTCCCTGGGCGGCAGCGGCTCCAACGCGGCCCTGGAGAACGCGGTCAAGAAGGCCATCGACTCCGGCGTGACCTTCGCCCTGGCGGCGGGCAACTCCGGCGCCGACGCCTGCAGCTTCACCCCGGCCCGCACCCCTGAGGCCATCACCGTCGGCGCGACCCAGGACAACGACGCCCGCGCGGTCTGGCGCGGCGCCACCGTCGCCTCCAACTGGGGCAAGTGCCTCGACATCTGGGCGCCGGGCACCAACACCGTGTCCGCGATCCACACCGACGACACGGGCACCAGCACCAAGAGCGGCACCTCGATGGCCACCCCGCACGTCGCGGGCGCCATCGCGCTGTACCTCTCGGCCAACCCGCAGGCCACCCCGGCCCAGGTCCGCGAGGCCCTGGTGACCAACGCGGTCAGCGACAAGGTGACCGACCCGAAGACCGGTTCGCCGAACAAGCTGCTGAACATCAGCTTCATCAAGTAG